The following nucleotide sequence is from Mangifera indica cultivar Alphonso chromosome 1, CATAS_Mindica_2.1, whole genome shotgun sequence.
tattcttGGAGGCATTAAGGACTCGGGTCCTAGCCCTGGCGGAGGACACAAGCTCATTGACAGTCATACTCTGGGAGGGATTAAGGACTCGGGTCCGAGCCCAGGTGTGGGTCACCAGTTCACTGACGCTCACACTCTCGGAGGCATCAAACAGTCGGGCCCCAGCCCTGGCGAAGGACACAAGTCCATCAATAAAAATACTCTTGGAGGCATTAAGGACTCGGGTCCTAGCCCTGGCGAAGGACACAAGTCCATCAATAAAAATACTCTCGGAGGCATTAAGGACTCGGGTCCTAGCCCTGGCGAAGGACACAAGTTCATTAATAGTCATACTCTGGGAGGGATTAAGAACTCGGGTCCCAGCAGCCCTGGTGAGGGCCACAAGTTTGTTGATAGTCGAACTCTTGGAGGCATTAAGAGTTCAGGTCCCAGTGACCGTGGTGAGGGACACTAAAGTACCATCGGAGGACACTACAGGAACCATTCTTTCACAAAAACTTGATATAATTCTATTCATTATTCTTCTCAGTTTATCGGTTTATTGATTTATTCATGTAATTTTCTTTGTTCAATGGTCTACCCTTAGAACGATGCTGTCAGGATGACCATACAATACATGCAAT
It contains:
- the LOC123229765 gene encoding uncharacterized protein LOC123229765 encodes the protein MTTTPKSLSLFLLLLSLNFISLEIEARPFNILFPRSSPSEVDDGFFDGLALGAIKQSGPSPGEGHKFIDSHTLGGIKESGPSPGVGHQFTDADTLGGIKQSGPSPGQGHKFINENILGGIKDSGPSPGGGHKLIDSHTLGGIKDSGPSPGVGHQFTDAHTLGGIKQSGPSPGEGHKSINKNTLGGIKDSGPSPGEGHKSINKNTLGGIKDSGPSPGEGHKFINSHTLGGIKNSGPSSPGEGHKFVDSRTLGGIKSSGPSDRGEGH